In Bacillota bacterium, the genomic stretch TCGTCAAGGTCCAGGGTGGTCCCGGGGAAGATCGACAGGATGGTCCGCTTGGCCTTGGGGGTGAAGCGATGGGCGATCAGTTCGAAGGTCAGGCGGGGTGTCCCGGGACGGCGGCCCGAAGTCGGTCTCGTGGCCGTCGCAGGCCCCATCGCTCTGGCCGTCTCCTCGAGGAGCGCCCAATAGTCGGCGCGCCAGTCGCCGTCGAGGAAGATCGGGGCGATCAGGAAACCCATGGGGTAACCCGCCGCCGCTACCTTGGCCGCGGCGGCCAGCCTGTCCTCAAGGCCGGGGACGCGGTGCTCGTGGCGGCGGATGACGGCCCGCGTATTCAGGCTGAAGCGGATCTCCGTGTGGCCGTTGTGGTCCAACCCGAGGAGTGGTTCGACCCCGTCGTCCTT encodes the following:
- a CDS encoding spore photoproduct lyase, giving the protein KDDGVEPLLGLDHNGHTEIRFSLNTRAVIRRHEHRVPGLEDRLAAAAKVAAAGYPMGFLIAPIFLDGDWRADYWALLEETARAMGPATATRPTSGRRPGTPRLTFELIAHRFTPKAKRTILSIFPGTTLDLDETRRRWKMGQFGYGKYLYHQEEMAELKEFFRERISRLFPGAEILYTV